The DNA sequence TTGCTATCGATTAGCTTGGAGGTCTGGTCATACTGCCCTAAAAGGAGATAGTAGTAATCCTTTGGAGTCAATTCATCGTCGCGGACATTGTTTTTGATCTGGTACTCACGTGCGTATTCCAGGCTGACTGGCGCATCGTAATACCTTGCCAAATCCTTGGCCAGAGTGGTCTTCCCATTGCTGGCACTTCCCATAATCAATACTTTCTTTGTAAACTGACGACGGAAGGGTTGAGCGATGTATTTCCAATATTTGCTTGGATTTTCTCGAATCATAGTCGATGAGATACCAAACTTTCTTTCTTGCAAGACAGTGCCAAATCCACGTTTAGATAGCTCTTGCTGGTAGTCTGCTTCTCCTACAAAGAAGATCAGCTCTTGCTGGTTTTCATCGTAGGAAATCTCCGCTAACATCTGGTCCAACCACTCCTGCCAGCCCATAGGGTAACGGGGAAGGTTGGTCTCATCCAGCTTACAGACAGAGGTCAACTCATCGTCACGAAAAGCTTCTCGGATATAGCGAAATCGTTTTTGAAGAGTTAAGCCTATCTGCTCCCCTCGGTCTCCCTCATAGCCTGAAACGACTACCCAGACCTGATCACACTGACGCTTCGCTCGCTGGATTAAATCGATATGCCCCTGATGGAGAGGGGCAAAGGTCCCAAATACTACTGCTGTTTTCTTTTTCATATACGCTCGCCTTTTTATAGTTTTCTATATTTTTGTTTTTCTATGTTTTTATTATATCTTATATTTTTGTTTTGTCAAGGGTTTTTTATTATTTTTTATAAAAAAGTGATAAAAAGAATCAGGATTACTCCTGATTCTCTATTTTTAAGCAATATCAAATTTTAATTGACCAGCTTTGACGCCGATTTTGAGGGACTTGCCTGCTACCAACTCTCCCTTGAGGAGGAGTTCTGCCAACTTGTCTTCCACCTCTGTTTGCAGTGTTCTACGAAGTGGACGAGCTCCCATTTCTGGATTGTAACCGTGACTAGCTAGTAACTTCAGTGCCGAAGCTTGTAGTTTCAAGTCGATGCCTTTCTCTGCTAGGCTAGCAATCAATGGTTTAACCATGATCTTGACAATTTCCTGCATGTGTTCGCTATCCAAGCTGTGGAAGACCACCTTTTCATCAATACGGTTGATAAACTCAGGTCGATAAGCTTTTTTCAACTCTTCGAAGATTCGTTTTTCCATATTTTCCTGGTCAAAACGAATGTCCTTGGCCCCAAAACCGACAGTCTTGTCATCACGAAGGGCTGTCACACCAAGGTTTGAAGTCATGATAATGATGGTATTTGAAAAATCAACCTTGCGACCCTTGCTGTCTGTTAGAACTCCATCGTCCAAGACTTGCAAGAGGACATTAAAGATATCTGGGTGGGCTTTTTCAACCTCGTCAAAGAGAAGCACTGAGTAAGGTTTATTGCGAACCTTCTCGGTCAACTCCCCACCTTCTTCGTAGCCTACATAACCCGGAGGAGCTCCGTTGAGACGGCTAGCCGCAAATTTCTCCATATACTCACTCATATCAAAGCGGATAAGGGCTGATTCGTCATCAAAGAGGACTTCTGCCAAAGCCTTAGCCAATTCGGTCTTCCCGACACCCGTCGGTCCTAAAAACATAAAGGAACCAATCGGACGCTTGTGACTGCGAATACCTGACTGGTTGCGACGAATGGCACGACTAATACTTGAAACAGCTTGATCTTGGCCGATAACACGTTTGTGTAGTTCAGCTTCCAAGTTCAGGTATTTCTTAGCATCTGTTTGCGTTAGTTTTTGGACTGGGATACCTGACAAACGACTCAAGGTGGTCAAAATATCAGACTCTGTTACCAAGTCTTTATAGACAGGCAATTCTTGTTCTTTTGCGATTAACTGACCTGCTTGTTTCCACTTGCCATCCATCAAGGCCTTGTCAGCTGGACTCAAGTCGGATTCGGCCATTCTCACATGCTTGGATTTATTTTGCACTGTTGCTGCCGCCTCATCCAAGAGGTCGATAGCAGAGTCTGGCAAGTGACGACTAGTCAAGTAACGATGCGCCATCTTAACGGCTGTTTCGACAGCTTCATCTGTGATTTTCACACGGTGGTGTTTCTCATAGGTAGCCTTCAAACCTTGCAAAATGGTCATGCTGTCAGCTAAACTTGGCTCTTCAATAGTCACTTTAGCAAAACGACGAGAAAGGGCTGCATCTTTTTCGATGTGTTTTTGGTATTCTTCCTGAGTGGTTGCACCAACCGTTCTCAAAGTTCCACGTGCCAAGGCTGGCTTCAAGATATTGGCCGCATCCAGAGTCGAATCAATACCGCTACCAGAACCCATGATGGTGTGGAGTTCATCGATAAAGAGGATCACTTTGCCATCTTCCTCGATATCCTTGATGATATTGTTCATACGCTCTTCAAAATCTCCACGGAAACGTGTCCCCGCAACAACATTCATCAAATCAAGCTCTAACACGCGCATCTTGGCCATTTCAGCTGGTACATTCCCGCTAGCAATACGCTGGGCAAGTCCAAGTGCCAGAGCTGTTTTCCCGACACCAGCATCTCCAACCAAGACAGGATTGTTCTTGGTCTTCCGGCTCAAGATTTGAATCATACGTGAGATTTCCTTGTCCCGACCGATAACTGGCTCTAACTTGCCAGAGCGCGCTTGCTCCGTCAGGTCATGCGTGTAGTCCTCTAGACCGCCACTTGGATTCTGAGGCATGCCCATCATATTGGCCATAGAATTTTGCTTATCTGCCACGGTACGGTGGCGCTGACGCAAAGCCTTAAGGTCTTCTCTTGTCCAACCTGCACGTTCCTCTAAGTTGCGACGAAGGGCAGCAATTCTGACCTGATCTTTCTGGTCTTCATAAGAAAAGCCTGCTCTCTCCAAGATGCGAGTTGCCAAAGCATTGCCATCATGCAAAATCGCATAGAGGACATGCTCTGTCCCTAGCACCTTTGCATGGACCACTGAGGCCACATACTCTGCTTCTGCAAAGAGAACCTCCAAACGATGGGAAAAAGGCAATTCCGTAAAGGTTTCGTCTTGGCTATAGTCCGTTTCAGTCAGTTCCAACGCAACCTCTTCTAAACGGTCCATTTCATAAGGATAATCATTTAGAGTGGCACCTGCCACACTATAACTGTGATTGGACATGGCAATCAATAAATGCCAAGACTCTAGATATCGAGCTCCAAAATGGCTGGCAATCATGTAGGCACTTTCGATACATTCATTCAATGCTTTTGAATAGTTCATCTTACTTCTCTTTTCTATCTACCTCTTGTAATAGCTGTCGGAGCATATTGGCACGAACAACTGAGGATTCTTCCCCTAGGACACGATCTGTTGCTACAGAAGTCAGCAAGGTCATCTCCTGCTTGGTCATCAAGTCCTGCTCCACCAAAAGTTGCAGAATATCCTCATAAATCTCCTGACTAACTCGCTCACCAATCGAGTAAAGCAAATCGCGGAGCATTTCATGATGATTGGAAAACTCAATCCGTCCAATGCGAATGTAGCCTCCGCCACCACGCTTGCTCTCAACCAAGTAACCTCTGCTTTCAGTAAAACGTGTCTTGATGACATAGTTGATCTGACTTGGCACAACCTGAAAGGTATCTGCTAACTGGCTCCGCTGCAATTCCACGATACCAGACTGGTCTAAAATCGCCTTGATATAGGCTTCGATATGATCTGATGTATTTTTAAATCTCATAGTAAATCAAACTCCTTCTTTGAACCTTGACTATCTTTGACTATACTATCATTTAACGCTCTATAAGTCAAATTTTTAGGGCTCAGCCCTTGAAAATACTGACTTTCTTTAAAAACACTTTGGCATTAATTCTCCTTAGTTTTTCTTGAAAGTCCCTAAAAAAGTCCACAAAAAAAGCCCTAAAAAGGGCGTAATATTGACGAGTTCAGCAGGCAAGAAACTAGCACGGTCAAACGTGCTTTTTTATTATCTGCTAATATTATAGCATATCCAGAAAACTCTCTCAATCATTAGCAATAGTTTCAATATTGAAGTATAATGATACTATAACTCTTGCAGAAGCTAAGAAAGCCTATCTCAGGAAAGTTTAGAAAGATAAGAGAATTTAATATAAAAACATTTAGTTCTAGCCAATTAATATTTCTGGTTTCACTATTTTAAAAACAATAATTAGGAGTAAATAACTATGAATAAGACTGGTAAAGAAAACTTAGTAATGATCAATGATGAAGAATACGTACATTGTCCAGTTTGCGGAACATTGACCGCTGTTTATGACATTTGTGATCATTGTAATTGGCAAAATACAGGGGAAACCAACATTGATGGAGGCCCAAACAAGATGACACTAGCAAAAGCTAAGGAAGCTTACGTTAAAGGGATTCCAATAATATAACAAACTATAGTACTACAAAATCAGGAAAATAAAAATGGAACTTAGAAAGTTTAACGATAAAGTTGTAACGATTACAGACGTTGATAACCAGACCTTTGAGGGAATTTGTCTTTTTGAAGATAAGCATACTTTTGATGAAGAGTATAATGCTTTATCTGTTAAAACAGGTTTACGGTGGATAAGATTGTTTGAAAATGAAATTTTAAAAGTTGAAATTGCTGATAAAATCGACCAGTCAAAAAGCCCTTAGATTTGTTTCTAAGGGCTGATTTATTTACAAGGATAGGCAGGACTGTCGAGGTTCCTGCATTTCTCGACCCACTAGCTAAATGGCGCGTTGGTGACAGATTCTCAACCTCTATCCTTCGCATCTTAATTATATCACAGTATCCATCAAAAATGAATTATGAGGGAGGTGACTGAACATAAAAAATAGTCTAGTTGTATCTAAGCATGTTTACTATTGTATATAATCTCTTTCAGTCATATCATTCAATTCTTACAAATAAATGTATAGTTTATGACTTTCTATCCGAGAAAAAATCTCTCCAAAATGGATTTTCGATATCAAAAATTCTAACTTCTTCTTCCGTCATATTGTGAGGATAATCAAGAAAAAGATTATAAATTTTTTGCTGATCAAAACTGAACAATAGCTCTCCTCCAACATCTATCTTATCAATCCACCAAACTTTTGACTCTTCACTTTCTTTGTAAAAATCACTGTACCCTTCAAGATTGGACTCCGAAATAATGAGTTCATCTATTCCATCGGATGAACTTGGTTTATCGCATTCCATTAAGTTGTTATTTAACATCATTCAGGCTCTTTCTATCATCTTAGTCAATAATGTGACCATATTTTTATTTTAAAATACTTGTGGAAAAACTTCATCCCATATATCCACTAAACTTTTACCATCAAAAACCTTAGCTTCCATAGCTTC is a window from the Streptococcus oralis genome containing:
- a CDS encoding DUF7675 family protein yields the protein MMLNNNLMECDKPSSSDGIDELIISESNLEGYSDFYKESEESKVWWIDKIDVGGELLFSFDQQKIYNLFLDYPHNMTEEEVRIFDIENPFWRDFFSDRKS
- a CDS encoding ATP-dependent Clp protease ATP-binding subunit, which encodes MNYSKALNECIESAYMIASHFGARYLESWHLLIAMSNHSYSVAGATLNDYPYEMDRLEEVALELTETDYSQDETFTELPFSHRLEVLFAEAEYVASVVHAKVLGTEHVLYAILHDGNALATRILERAGFSYEDQKDQVRIAALRRNLEERAGWTREDLKALRQRHRTVADKQNSMANMMGMPQNPSGGLEDYTHDLTEQARSGKLEPVIGRDKEISRMIQILSRKTKNNPVLVGDAGVGKTALALGLAQRIASGNVPAEMAKMRVLELDLMNVVAGTRFRGDFEERMNNIIKDIEEDGKVILFIDELHTIMGSGSGIDSTLDAANILKPALARGTLRTVGATTQEEYQKHIEKDAALSRRFAKVTIEEPSLADSMTILQGLKATYEKHHRVKITDEAVETAVKMAHRYLTSRHLPDSAIDLLDEAAATVQNKSKHVRMAESDLSPADKALMDGKWKQAGQLIAKEQELPVYKDLVTESDILTTLSRLSGIPVQKLTQTDAKKYLNLEAELHKRVIGQDQAVSSISRAIRRNQSGIRSHKRPIGSFMFLGPTGVGKTELAKALAEVLFDDESALIRFDMSEYMEKFAASRLNGAPPGYVGYEEGGELTEKVRNKPYSVLLFDEVEKAHPDIFNVLLQVLDDGVLTDSKGRKVDFSNTIIIMTSNLGVTALRDDKTVGFGAKDIRFDQENMEKRIFEELKKAYRPEFINRIDEKVVFHSLDSEHMQEIVKIMVKPLIASLAEKGIDLKLQASALKLLASHGYNPEMGARPLRRTLQTEVEDKLAELLLKGELVAGKSLKIGVKAGQLKFDIA
- a CDS encoding CtsR family transcriptional regulator; protein product: MRFKNTSDHIEAYIKAILDQSGIVELQRSQLADTFQVVPSQINYVIKTRFTESRGYLVESKRGGGGYIRIGRIEFSNHHEMLRDLLYSIGERVSQEIYEDILQLLVEQDLMTKQEMTLLTSVATDRVLGEESSVVRANMLRQLLQEVDRKEK
- a CDS encoding CPCC family cysteine-rich protein; amino-acid sequence: MNKTGKENLVMINDEEYVHCPVCGTLTAVYDICDHCNWQNTGETNIDGGPNKMTLAKAKEAYVKGIPII
- a CDS encoding AAA family ATPase yields the protein MKKKTAVVFGTFAPLHQGHIDLIQRAKRQCDQVWVVVSGYEGDRGEQIGLTLQKRFRYIREAFRDDELTSVCKLDETNLPRYPMGWQEWLDQMLAEISYDENQQELIFFVGEADYQQELSKRGFGTVLQERKFGISSTMIRENPSKYWKYIAQPFRRQFTKKVLIMGSASNGKTTLAKDLARYYDAPVSLEYAREYQIKNNVRDDELTPKDYYYLLLGQYDQTSKLIDSNANRGLVIADTNSLVTKGYYDYYMETEDQGDLSGETFDNLFVSILAKEKWDLILFVQPVGSYVNDGFRDMTMAEDHIRRSFSQHLDQMRERYLTIIPLVYLAEDYLGNYEAAKVAIDAIYQAD